Proteins from one Clostridium cellulovorans 743B genomic window:
- a CDS encoding SPASM domain-containing protein: protein MKKFKKFYIEITNKCNLACDFCPKTKRKAQLMDYESFCKILDEIRPYTDYIYLHVKGEPLSHPELERFLDVSYEKGFMVNITTNGTLIKNVEDKIITKKALRQINFSLHSFDGNNQKGDKGDYINNILDFTAKANQDTDMIISFRLWNLDEDNITNLQKKKNREILEAIEKQFGLPYKIQEEIIQGRGIKLKDRIYLNQDYRFQWPDIDIEEISSKGFCYGLRNQIGILVDGTVIPCCLDGEGIVNLGNIKEKAFSEIIESQRVKMIIEGFSSGIATEELCKRCGYRKRFSSN from the coding sequence GTGAAAAAATTTAAGAAATTTTATATAGAGATAACAAACAAGTGTAATTTGGCTTGTGATTTTTGTCCAAAGACTAAAAGGAAAGCGCAGTTAATGGATTATGAAAGTTTTTGCAAAATATTGGACGAAATAAGACCGTACACTGATTATATATATTTGCATGTGAAGGGAGAACCATTATCACACCCAGAATTAGAGCGGTTTTTAGATGTAAGTTATGAAAAAGGTTTTATGGTCAACATCACTACAAATGGTACTCTGATTAAAAATGTTGAGGATAAGATAATTACAAAAAAAGCATTAAGACAAATAAACTTTTCATTACACAGCTTTGATGGAAATAATCAAAAAGGTGATAAAGGAGACTATATAAATAATATCTTAGATTTTACTGCTAAAGCTAATCAAGATACAGATATGATAATATCCTTTAGGTTATGGAACTTAGATGAAGATAATATTACAAATCTCCAGAAAAAAAAGAATAGAGAGATATTAGAAGCTATTGAGAAACAGTTTGGTCTACCATATAAGATACAAGAAGAAATTATTCAAGGTAGAGGTATAAAACTTAAAGACAGAATTTACTTAAATCAGGATTATCGATTTCAATGGCCTGATATAGACATAGAAGAGATAAGTTCCAAGGGATTTTGTTATGGTCTTAGAAATCAAATAGGAATATTAGTTGATGGAACAGTAATTCCATGCTGTCTTGATGGTGAAGGAATTGTTAATCTCGGAAACATTAAAGAAAAAGCTTTTAGTGAAATAATAGAATCTCAGAGAGTGAAAATGATTATTGAGGGTTTTTCCAGTGGAATAGCAACAGAGGAATTATGTAAAAGATGTGGATATAGAAAGAGATTCAGTAGTAATTAA
- a CDS encoding DUF402 domain-containing protein, whose product MKRKFADKSNWSRVLKKQFKLTYVDDEEYRGYVSMIKIEKIKYPLIKTMNNKDYRIADEGFIWLSHIPEDKHYAITSMFDEKGKIIQWYFDIIKDSGVNEKGIPYFDDLYLDVVILPSEEIILLDEDELRQALKIKDITEDEFRLAYREAEGVIGTFGTNIDKLKEFSNQQLERLIRA is encoded by the coding sequence ATGAAAAGGAAGTTTGCGGATAAGTCGAATTGGTCACGAGTTTTAAAAAAACAATTCAAGTTAACTTACGTAGATGATGAAGAATATAGAGGTTATGTCTCTATGATAAAAATAGAGAAAATAAAGTATCCTTTAATTAAGACAATGAACAATAAGGATTATCGAATAGCAGATGAAGGATTTATTTGGCTTAGTCATATTCCCGAAGATAAACATTATGCTATAACGAGTATGTTTGATGAGAAAGGTAAAATAATACAGTGGTATTTTGATATTATAAAGGATAGCGGAGTTAATGAAAAAGGAATTCCATATTTTGATGATTTGTATCTTGATGTTGTTATTTTACCATCTGAAGAAATAATTTTATTAGATGAAGACGAACTAAGGCAAGCGTTAAAAATCAAAGACATTACGGAAGATGAATTTAGGTTAGCTTATAGAGAAGCAGAAGGTGTAATAGGTACTTTTGGAACAAATATAGACAAGCTTAAAGAGTTTAGCAATCAGCAATTAGAGCGGTTGATTAGAGCATAG
- a CDS encoding isocitrate/isopropylmalate dehydrogenase family protein, which yields MHNITLIPGDGIGPEVAAAMKRVVDSTGVQIQWEVVEAGEALIEKYGTPLPEYVLDSIKKNKIAIKGPITTPVGKGFKSVNVTLRQTLDLYVNLRPVKSFKGIPSRYENIDLVIVRENTEDLYAGIEHKIGDYGAESIKLITRPACERIVDFAFDYSVKNDRKLVTTVHKANIMKLTDGLFLQVSKEIAEKYSSIDFSDLIVDACCMNLVMTPEKYDVMVMPNLYGDIVSDLCSGFVGGLGMIPGANIGKEYAVFEAVHGSAPQIAGKNIANPTAIIQSAVMMLRHIGEYECAEKIEKSLAKVFEEGKVLTVDLGGTATTEEFADEIIKNL from the coding sequence ATGCATAATATAACTTTAATACCAGGAGACGGAATAGGACCAGAAGTGGCAGCAGCCATGAAAAGAGTTGTAGATAGTACAGGAGTACAAATTCAATGGGAAGTTGTTGAAGCTGGAGAAGCTTTAATAGAAAAATACGGTACTCCATTACCAGAGTATGTTTTAGACTCAATAAAGAAAAATAAAATTGCTATAAAAGGACCAATTACAACACCAGTTGGAAAAGGCTTTAAAAGTGTTAATGTAACCTTAAGACAAACTTTAGATCTATATGTAAATTTAAGACCTGTAAAGAGTTTTAAAGGAATCCCTTCAAGATACGAAAATATTGACCTAGTTATAGTTAGAGAAAACACTGAAGATTTATATGCGGGAATAGAACATAAAATTGGAGATTACGGCGCAGAAAGTATAAAGCTAATCACAAGACCAGCTTGTGAAAGAATAGTTGATTTTGCTTTTGATTATTCTGTGAAAAATGATAGAAAGCTTGTTACAACTGTACATAAAGCAAATATCATGAAGTTAACTGACGGATTATTTTTACAAGTTTCAAAGGAAATTGCAGAAAAATATTCATCTATTGATTTCAGTGATTTAATAGTAGATGCATGTTGCATGAACTTAGTAATGACACCAGAAAAATATGATGTTATGGTTATGCCAAACTTATATGGTGATATTGTATCTGATTTATGCTCAGGTTTCGTTGGTGGTTTAGGAATGATTCCAGGTGCTAATATTGGTAAGGAATATGCAGTGTTTGAAGCAGTTCATGGAAGTGCTCCTCAAATAGCAGGAAAAAATATTGCTAACCCTACAGCAATTATCCAATCAGCAGTAATGATGTTAAGACATATCGGAGAATATGAATGTGCTGAAAAAATAGAAAAATCTCTTGCAAAAGTATTTGAAGAAGGTAAAGTTCTAACAGTTGATTTAGGTGGAACTGCTACTACAGAAGAATTTGCAGATGAAATTATAAAAAATCTTTAA
- the nifV gene encoding homocitrate synthase codes for MPVRNKDGEKIFIVDTTLRDGEQTAGVVFANHEKITIAEMLNDLGVDQLEVGIPAMGGDELEAIKAIVKRNLKSSIMAWNRAVIADIEKSISCGVDAVAISISVSDIHIKHKLQTTREWVLESMVKSVEFAKKHGMYVSVNGEDASRADMDFLVQFATEAKKAGADRIRYCDTIGLLDPFTTKSNIETIIKRTDFNIEMHTHNDFGMATANALAGVMGGANHIGVTVNGLGERAGNAALEEVLMGLKHVYGYDVDVDTKMFKEVSEYVSRASGRELPAWKAIVGSNMFAHESGIHADGAIKNPRNYEVFDPEEVGLERQIVIGKHSGKAGIVNKFKEYNIELDAQAAEWMLEKVRETAVRLKRTLFDKELVQLYNTYLKEKNQ; via the coding sequence ATGCCAGTTAGAAATAAAGACGGTGAAAAAATATTTATTGTTGATACTACCTTAAGAGATGGGGAGCAAACGGCAGGGGTAGTATTTGCAAACCATGAAAAGATAACTATAGCAGAAATGCTTAATGATTTAGGGGTAGATCAACTTGAAGTTGGTATCCCTGCAATGGGTGGAGACGAGCTTGAAGCGATTAAAGCTATTGTTAAGAGAAATCTAAAAAGTAGCATAATGGCTTGGAATAGAGCTGTAATAGCGGATATTGAAAAATCGATTAGTTGTGGTGTTGATGCAGTAGCTATATCTATTTCAGTATCTGATATACACATAAAGCATAAATTGCAGACTACAAGAGAATGGGTTCTTGAAAGTATGGTTAAATCTGTAGAGTTTGCTAAGAAACATGGAATGTATGTATCTGTAAATGGTGAAGATGCTTCAAGAGCAGATATGGATTTCCTTGTTCAGTTTGCAACGGAAGCAAAAAAAGCAGGAGCAGATAGAATTAGATATTGTGATACTATAGGATTACTTGATCCATTTACAACAAAATCTAATATTGAAACAATAATTAAAAGAACAGATTTCAACATTGAAATGCATACTCATAATGACTTTGGAATGGCTACAGCTAATGCATTAGCTGGGGTTATGGGTGGCGCAAATCATATTGGTGTAACTGTTAATGGATTAGGTGAAAGAGCAGGAAATGCTGCCCTTGAAGAAGTATTAATGGGATTAAAGCACGTATATGGATATGATGTTGATGTTGACACAAAGATGTTCAAAGAAGTCTCAGAATATGTTTCAAGAGCATCAGGTAGAGAATTACCAGCATGGAAAGCCATTGTTGGATCAAATATGTTTGCTCATGAATCAGGGATACACGCAGATGGAGCTATAAAGAATCCAAGAAACTACGAAGTTTTTGATCCTGAAGAAGTTGGACTTGAGAGACAAATCGTTATTGGTAAGCATTCAGGAAAAGCAGGAATTGTAAACAAGTTTAAAGAGTATAATATCGAACTTGATGCTCAAGCTGCAGAATGGATGTTAGAGAAGGTTAGAGAAACAGCTGTTAGACTTAAGAGAACTCTCTTCGATAAAGAATTAGTTCAGTTATATAATACTTATCTTAAGGAAAAGAACCAATAG
- a CDS encoding histidine phosphatase family protein, whose translation MTKYYLVRHGEPKWSLKDKYHLKESIVDHIPLTKNGVKEATRLAKDERIRNSQIIITSPYTRALHTAAILSRETGMELRVEMQLREWQPDTLFSMNDEDEENDSRNLGKKKIWLETKSLKGRILEVLDKYSEYSEVTVVTHEMIINTLVRSRDIDYCSITEFEI comes from the coding sequence ATGACAAAGTATTATTTAGTGAGACACGGCGAACCAAAATGGTCCTTGAAGGATAAGTATCATTTAAAGGAGAGTATTGTAGACCATATACCTCTGACAAAGAATGGCGTAAAGGAGGCTACACGCCTTGCAAAAGATGAGAGAATAAGAAATTCTCAAATAATTATAACCTCACCATACACAAGAGCACTACATACTGCAGCGATTCTGTCAAGGGAAACGGGAATGGAACTGAGAGTTGAGATGCAGCTTAGAGAATGGCAACCAGACACGCTATTTTCCATGAATGATGAGGATGAAGAAAATGATAGCAGAAATTTGGGTAAAAAGAAAATTTGGCTTGAAACAAAAAGTCTTAAAGGAAGAATTCTTGAAGTATTAGATAAGTACTCAGAATATTCAGAGGTTACTGTAGTAACTCATGAGATGATTATTAATACCTTAGTAAGAAGCAGAGATATAGATTATTGTTCTATAACGGAATTTGAAATTTAA